From Chloracidobacterium thermophilum B:
AACCCCAGCCCGTAAGCCACCGGCGCGGTGACACCCAGGTGCTTCAGTCCAGCAGCGAGGTCATCGTAAAACACCAGCGCCAGCGCCAATCCCGCGAGAAAAGCCACGCTGGAAATGACCGTTTTCGCCAGCCCCCGGACGGCACCGCTCACGGCCGAAAACGCCACAACCACCAGCGCCAGCCAATCAAATGCTGTCACGCGCAACCTCCACGTGGAAACGCTCGCTGCTCAAACACACCACACCTCTGCTTCCGCCCGCCGGGGCCCATCAGAAGGGGCACATCAGAACAGGACATCGAGCGCCTCCAGAACCGACCGGACGCCAATGACCTCCAATCCGTCCGGCCATTCCAGACCTGGCACATTTCCCGCCGGCATCACCACCCGCGCAAAGCCCATGGCGGCGACTTCCCGGAGCCGCATAGCCGGCTGGCTGGTGGCACGCACCTCACCCGCCAGGCCGACTTCCCCAAAGACGACCGTCGTCGGATCAACCGCCGTGTTCCGAAAGCTGGACGCCAGGGCCGCCACGATGCCCAGGTCCGCCGCCGGCTCGGCCAGCGTCAATCCGCCAGCCACGTTGACAAACACATCATCACCCAGCATGTGCAGCCCGGCCCGTTTTTCGAGCATGGCAATGAGCAACGCCACGCGGTTGGGTTCGACGCCTTCGACCGTCCGCCGCCCTGTCCCGTATTTGCTGCTGCTGACCAGCGCCTGCAACTCCACCAGCATCGGGCGCGTGCCTTCCATGCAGGCCACGACGACCGACCCGGCCACGCCAACCGGACGCTGCTCCAGAAACAGCGCCGACGGATTGCTCACCGGCACAAGTCCCGCGCCGGTCATCTCAAACAGACCGAGTTCGTTGGTGGCACCAAAACGGTTTTTGGTCGCACGAATGAGGCGGTGGTTATGGTGGCGCTCCCCCTCGAAGTAGATGACGGTATCCACAATGTGTTCGAGCGTCTTCGGCCCGGCCAGAACGCCATCCTTGGTGACGTGCCCGATGAGAAAAATGGGAATGCCCTGCTGCTTGGCAATCAGCAGGCACTGCCCGGCGGTTTCGCGCACCTGGGAAACACTGCCCGGTGCACTGTCCAGCCGTTCGGAGTAGGCCGTTTGTACGGAATCCACCACGATGAGCGTCGGTTTGAGGTCCGTGACCACCTCCCACACGCGCTCCAGACAGGTTTCCGGCAACAGGTGCAGGTCGCCCGGACGCAGGCCCAGCCGGTCGCCCCGCAGCTTGATCTGCCGCTCGGATTCTTCCCCGCTGACGTAGAGCACCCGTTCCCCGGCGGCGCTCAAACCGGCGGCCATCTGAAGCAGCAGCGTGGATTTGCCAATGCCCGGGTCGCCGCCGATGAGGAGCAGGCTCCCCGGCACAATGCCACCGCCCAAAACACGGTCCAGCTCGGCGATGCCGGAGGAAAGGCGCGCGTCATCCTGGCTCGGAACCTGCTCGTAGCGCGTCGGCGCAATTTTTGCCTTTGCGCCTTTGCCGGACGCCCCGCCCAGCCCACGCGCCAGCGCCGCCGCCGAAAGCGTGCTGTCTTCGCGTTCCTCGACCAGCGAGTTCCACGCACCACAGTCCGGGCAGCGCCCCAGCCACTTTCGGCTCTGGTAGCCACACTGCTGGCAGGTGTAAACGGTTTTTTCTTTCGGCATGGCGGCTTGCTTCCGGCGCCTGATTTCAGCGATGAACCACTGGCCCGATTCCAAAGCTTTTCACGAACCCGTGCTTTCCGACAACGCCCCGTAACCGATGCGCCTTTCCGACCTGCACTACGACCTTCCCCCGGAACGCATCGCCCAGCACCCCTGCGAACCACGTGACCAGGCGCGCCTGCTCGTGCTGGACCGACGCACCGGCGCACTTGAAGATGCACACGTCAAGGACCTTCCCCGCTGGCTGTGCGCTGGCGATGTTCTCGTACTCAATGATACGCGCGTCTTCCCGGCGCGACTCATCGGCCGGCGCGAACCGACCGGCGGACTCGTCGAGGTGTTCCTGGTACGTGAAACCGCCCCGCAAACCTGGACGGCGCTCGTCAAACCCGGACGCCGGGTGCGCGTCGGCGACCGTCTCACCTTCGGTCAGGACGAGCTGCGGGGTGTTGTCACGGGCCGGCTGGAAGACGGACGCCGTACGATTGCTTTTACCTGTGAGGGTGATTTTTTTGCACTGCTCGACCGGATCGGGCGCACGCCGCTACCGCCCTACATTGCCCGTGAAGCCGACACCCCGTCCGACCGGGAACGATACCAGACGGTCTATGCCGCCACGCCCGGCTCGATTGCGGCCCCGACGGCCGGCCTGCACTTCACGCCGGAGCTGCTCTCCACTCTGGCTGCCCAGGGCGTGGAGATTGTCAAGCTGACCCTGCACGTGGGTTACGGAACGTTTCAGCCCGTCCGCACGGAAAACCTGGCGGCGCACCGCGTCGAACCGGAAGTCTATGTCGTGCCGGAAGCCACAGCGCAGCGCGTCAATGCGGCCAAGCGCGAAGGCCGCCGGGTCATCGCCGTCGGAACGACCTCGACGCGCACACTTGAAACCGTTGCCCAGGACGGCGTGGACGGCAACGTTGTCCGTGCCGGTCAGGGCATGACGGATTTGACGATTGTGCCGGGCTTCCGCTTCCGGGTTCTCGACGGACTGCTCACCAACTTTCACCTGCCGCAGTCGTCCCTGCTGGCGCTGGTCGTCGCCTTCGGCGGCTATGAACCTGTCATGTGCGCCTACCGTCATGCTGTGGCTGCCGGCTACCGGTTTTACAGCTATGGCGACGCCATGCTGCTGATATGATTCGGCGTTGCCACAATCTCTCTGAAACCCTTACAGTCTGCCCACGTTTGTAGCGTTGGCAATACTCAATCATCCTTTCTGTCCGAGGTTTCCCGCCTTATGAAGTTCGCCTTTTTGCGTGGGCTGGCCAGTGTTTGTCTGGCAACCGCCCTGTGCCTGCCAAGTCCCCTGCTGCTTGTGGTCGTCAAGGCCGACACGCCGGCCAAAACCATCGCCCTGCCGCCTGGCGTCACGCGCGTCACGAGTGTGGAAGGCATCACCGAGTACCGTCTGGAAAACGGGCTGCGGGTGCTGCTCTTCCCCGACGAATCCAAGCAGACCATCACCGTCAACATCACCTATCTGGTCGGTTCGCGTCATGAAAACTACGGCGAAACCGGCATGGCGCACCTGCTGGAACACCTTGTGTTCAAGGGCACCCCACGCCACCCGGACATTCCCAAGGAACTGACCGAGCGTGGCGCACGCCCGAACGGGACCACCTGGCTTGACCGCACCAACTACTTCGAGACCTTCCAGGCAACCGAAGACAACCTCCGGTGGGCGCTCGATCTGGAAGCCGACCGCATGGTGAACAGCTTCATTGCCAAGAAAGACCTCGATTCGGAAATGACCGTCGTGCGCAACGAGTTTGAGGCCGGGGAAAACAGTCCCTACCGGGTGCTGCTGCAACGCACGCATGCGGTGGCCTACGACTGGCACAACTACGGCAAAGCGACGATTGGCGCGCGGGCGGACATTGAAAACGTCCCCATCGAGCGGTTGCAGGCGTTCTACCGGAAGTATTACCAGCCGGACAACGCCGTGCTGCTCGTGGCCGGGAAGTTCGACGAAGAAAAGACCCTGAAGATGATTCACGAGTATTTCGGCCCCATCCCGAAACCCACCCGCGTGCTGGAGCCGACCTACACGCTCGAACCAACCCAGGATGGCGAACGTACCGTGACCATCCGGCGCGTGGGCGATACCAAGGTCATCCTCGTCTGCTACCACGTGCCGGCGGCGGCACATCCCGACAAACCGGCCGTACAACTGCTCGCCGGCGTCATTGGCGATACCCCAAGCGGACGGCTCCACAAGGCGCTGGTCGAAACCAAAAAAGCCGCCTTTGTGCAGGGCTTCAGCTTCGATACCAAAGAGCCGGGGCTGGTCAATTTTGCGGCCATTTTACCGACCAGTGCTGACATCGAAGCCGTCCGTCAGACCCTGCTGGCGACCATTGAAGAAACTGCCGGCAGCAAGCCGCCGACGGCTGAAGAAGTGGAACGCATCCGGCGGCAGTACCTGGTCAGCATCGAACAGACCCTCAACAACTCCGAGCGGCTGGGGCTGGAACTCAGCGAGTGGATTGCTGCTGGCGACTGGCGGCTCTTTTTCCTCAATCGGGACCGGCTCAAGGCCGTCACGGTTGAAGACGTACAACGGGTGGCCAGAACCTACCTCAAGCCCGACAACCGGACGGTCGGCATGTTCATTCCGACTGACAAGCCCGACCGGGCCGAAATCCCGCCGACGCCGGACATCACGGCGCTTCTGGCTGATTACAAAGGAAGTGCGGCTGTTGCTGCCGGTGAAGCCTTTGACCCCACCCCGGAAAACATCGAAGCGCGATCCATCCTGCCCAAAGCCCAGGGTGGTTTACAGATGGTGCTGCTGCCGAAAAAGACCCGTGGCAATACGGTAACGTTGACGATGTCCATCCGGTTGGGCAATGAGCAGGCCCTGCGCAACCAGCGGGAAGTCGGATTCTTTGCCGGAGCCATGCTCGACCGTGGCACGAAGAAGAAAACCCGGCAGCAGATCAGCGATGAATTCGACCGCCTCAAGGCACAGGGGGGCGTTTTCGGCAGCGCCAGGCAAGCTAATTTCAGTGTCACGACAACCCGCGAGCATCTCGCGGACGTCATGCGGCTGGGCGCGGAAATTCTGCGGGAGCCATCGTTCCCGGAAAGCGAGTTTGAGCAGCTCAAACAGGAGAGCATTACCAGCACCGAGCAAAACCGACGTGAACCAACCAGCGTGGCCGCCCGCGCCTTTTCACGCCACATCAACCCTTATCCCAAAGAAGATGTACGCTATACCCCTCTGCCAGACGAGGAGATCGAACGCATCAAGGCCGTGACGCTGGACGATGTCAAACGCTTCTATGAAACGTTTTATGGCATCTCCAACGCCCAGATGGCCGTCGTCGGGGACTTCGATCCGGCTGAAGTTGAAAAACTGGCGACGGAACTCTTCGGCGGCTGGACGGCCAAAACCCCCTTTGTACGTCTGGAAAGCCGGTTTCGTCCCATTCCGGCTGCCGATGAGACCTTTGAGACGCCAGACAAAGCCAATGCCTTCTTCATTGCCGGCATGCCGCTTGAAATGCGCGATGATGACCCGGACTACCCGGCGCTGGCGCTCGCCGTGTACATTTTCGGCGGTGGTTTCCTGAACTCCCGCCTGGCCGTCCGCATCCGGCAGAAAGAGGGCATCAGCTACGGCATCGGCGCCGGGTTGCAGGTTGGTTCACTGGACCGCCTGGGCACATTCACCGTCTCGGCCATTTACGCGCCACAAAATCTGGCCCGTCTGGAAGCGGCCTTCAAAGAGGAAGTCGAGCGTGCCGTGCGTGAGGGCTTCACAGCCGAGGAGGTCGAAACCGCCAAGACGGGCTACCTGCAGGGTCAGCAGGTGTCGCGGGCGCAGGACCGGGAACTGGCGTCAAGACTGGAGAGCTATCTCTATCTCGGACGACGTCCCACTTGGGACGCTGAATTCGAGGCCAAAATCAAGGCCCTGACGCCGGAACAGGTCTCGGCGGCCTTTGCCAGGTACATCAGCTATGAGCGGATGAGCCGCTTCAAGGCCGGCGACTTTGCCAAGGCCAAGGAAAAAGCGGCACAGCCGTAAGGCCCTGGCCAGCAGCCTGCCCAACCGTCCCGCAACCATCCCCTGCCAGGGTTTGGTTTGCCAAACCCTGGCAGGGCACACCACCGGGCAGGAATTCCCTGGAACTCGCTTTGATGGTCGTCGTGTGTGAAGGCAGATGACTTCACGCTGTGGGCAGCCCTGGTGCCCGCACGGTCAGGCTGCCACAAGTTTTTCCATGTTGAGGCTCAACACCATGTCGTCCACCTTGTTGTCGTTCACTCCCGTTTCCCACAGTCCGGCGCGGCTGATTCGGCGTTTCTGCCAGACTCTGTTGACGCTGGCGCTTCCACTGTCGCTCGCAACGGCCGCACTGGCGGCCGATACCCGGCCGGTGGAGGACGCACCGGCCGGACAGGGGCCGCAAACGCCCAGCGCGTCACCGGCTGAACCCCGGACGCCCGGCATCTACCTGGGTGTCTTTCCACAAACGCTTTCCGAGCAGCAGGCAGCAGACCTTGGCGTATCACCGGCCCAGGGGGTACATCTGATGAAGGTCATTCCCAACAGTCCGGCGGACAAAGCCGGGCTTCAGCGTGGCGATGTGATCGTTTCCATCAACGGTCAGCCGGTCGTCAACGTCGAGCACTTCCGGGACCTGCTGCGCAAACAGACGCCGGGACAGGCCATGACGCTGGGCATCGTCCGCAACAAACAGCTCAACACGGTCACAGTCGTGCCGGAAAAGCCGCAGGTCAGCGTCATGACGCTGCCGGACGGACCATTTTCCATCACCGTCCACCCGCCACTTGACGCCGCACAGCTCCAGGAAATTAAGGAGATGGCTGAGCAGATGCGCAGGCAGGGTGAACAATTACGGGAAAAACTCAAGCCGCAACCGGAATTTTTCACCTTCTCAGTGAGCGACCGGGGACGGCTCGGTATTCGGACGCAGCCGCTGTCCGAACAGCTTGCGCGCTACTTCGGCGCACCTGGCGGTCTGTTGATTACAGAAGTGAGACCCGGCTCGCCGGCGGACAAAGCCGGTCTGCGCGCGGGAGATTGCATCCTCAAAATCGGCGACCGGGAAGTGCGCAGCAGCCGCGACCTGCTCCAAGAGTTGCGCCAGGTTGAAACCGGTGACGTCAAGTTGACGCTCATCCGTGACAAACAACCGCTGGTTGTCACCCTGAAACCGGAGCCGTGCGCTCCGCAGGGCGCTTACCGGTACGATTTCCGTGTACCGTTGAACGGAACCATCACGCTGTCCCCTTACGTGCAAGTCTGGTGGGGAACGCTCACTCCGGGTCTGATGTGAGCACGGGCACAGGGCACTATGATGCCGGGTCGGGGGAAATTCCTCCGGCCCGGCAGTTTTGTGTCCGGCGGTTTTTGTCAGGCTTTACGCCGCCGGTTCGGCCAACGCGGCTTCAATGGCCTTTGTCAGCTCATCCGACATCGGATCAACGCTTGATGGAAACACCGCCCGCAGCTTGCCATCCCGTCCGATGAGATACTTCTGAAAGTTCCAGCGGACTTCGCCGGCCAGCTTTTCATTGCCCCCGCCAGAGGTGAGGTACTGGTAAAGCGGGTGCTTGTTCGGTCCCTTGACGGTGATTTTCGAGAACATATCGAACTGCACACCATAGTTTGAGGTGCAGAATTCCTTGATTTCCGCATCCGTGCCCGGCTCCTGGGCGCCAAAGTCATTCGATGGGAAACCCAGCACACGCAGCCCCCTGGCACGGTACTTCTGGTTGAGGGCTTCGAGTCCCTTGTACTGCGGCGTGTACCCACAGCGGGAGGCGACATTGACGATGAGCAGGACGTTGCCCTTGTACGTACACAGGTTGATGTCCTTGCCATCAATGCTCTTCATCGTGAAGTCGAGCGCCGGTGGGCAGCCGGGCGTAGGATTGGGATTCGTGTCAGCAGGGCTGGTCACAGGTGAGGTACCTCCTTCGGGTTGGGACGTTGCGGATGACCGCGCCGGGTCGGCCGCGGCCATGCAGCCAGCGCCGAGCAACGCCGTCAGCGCCAGTGAAAACAACATATTTCGGTTCATGACGAACTTCCTCAGCAACCGAATCCGGCATCGTCGGGGGGATTCGGCAGGTTTGACGCCGGTGGGCCGGCCGCAATGTGCTTCGGTGGACGCAAACCTGACCGTACGTTTGCCCCCAGTTGGCTTTCTAAAGCCTCTGACTTGAGCAAGACGTACGTGCCGTGCCGGCTTATGCTTTGGGCAATAGAGAGTAGGGCTTGTTGGTCTTTGAGTGGAAGGGAAGCAGAGCGATGCAGGTGGACTCTCGCGCCAATTTGCAGCCAGGAGACCACTTTTGAAGCAAATGCTTGCTGGCTGTGGCGTAGTTATGGTTCGGGTGGATTTGCCAAAGTAGCCTTGGGTGAAAACGCGGGATGAGACCAGCATCCCGCGTTTGGCATCCCGTGTTTTGTCCCGGCATCCTTGGGTGTGGTTGCGCTTCAGGTGCTGACAGATGGCCCCCTTGGGGCACGTTCTTGCTGTGACTCTTGCGCTTGTGTTTGAGGATTCTGAGGCGGCCGGTCGTCATCGTCCGGGCCGTTTTCGGGCGGGGTGAGTGGTGTGGTACACGCGCTTGATCTCGGCGCCGCAGGCTTCGATCTGGCGGGTGTAAAAGTCGTACATCTCCAGCGATTGCTTGAGTTGGTCGAATAGCTTCCTGAACGAGGTTGCCTGGAGAGTGCCACCAACGGAAAAACATCGCAGCCGGAAACCATGTTGCAGCACGGGAGGCTTACGCCTGTGCGAGTTGTACGGCTTGCCTGCCGGCCGATTCTGAGTATGCTGTGGGTCAGATGACCGCATGGTATGCGCCGCAAATCTGTAAAGGTGTTAGCAGGCTAAGATGTCTTGCCTGCCCCGCCGCTGCCGCTAAAACCAACCGTTGGGCGGGCAACTTCCGAGCCAAAAAGTGTTAAAAGTGCAGTGTGAAAATCTATCTTGACCTTTGCGCCATTCAAAGACCGCTGGATACACCAAATCAGGTTCGGATAGTTTTGGAATCGGAAGCCATTTTAGGGCTGATAACCTATTGCGATAACGGTCAAGCAGAACTTCTTTCATCTGAAGCGCTGATTTATGAAAGCGAGCAAAGCAGTTTATCTGTCCGCAAGGAGCATACATTCGCAGTACTGGCAAAAGCCAGTCAAGTGACTGAAGTCACCGAAAACGAGAAAAAGCGGGCAGCGGAGTTTTTAGAACACGGGATTAAGCCACTTGATGCACCTCACTTGGCGTTAGCGGAAGCAGGAAAGGCAGATTATTTTTGCACATGTGATGACCGTCTGTTGCGGAATGCCCAAAAAATCGCCAACTTATCGGTAAAGGTCATTAATCCTGTGGATTTGGTTCAGGAGATCGAAAAATGCTTACAGAAGCAAGACCATTAGTAGAAATCAATCAGCAAGCCATTCGCTTACTCTATAAAGAGTTGGGCGTAGTAGATGCTGTCCGGTTTTTGAGACAATTTACGCAAGGGTATGGAAACTATGCCCAAGAGCGGGATAGTTTATTTGCGAATAAATCTTTAAATGATATTGCGCGCGAAATTGAGAAGCGGAGAAAAATGAATTAGAAATAAAGTGCAGGTCCCATGTAGGCAGGTTTGCGCTTTTTTCTAGCATAAGTTCTGTGTGGCCCCCTAACGCCGTTTGCAGCGGACAGTGGCTTCGCCGCTTCCTGGCATATGCCGCGAGCCAGCCGGGCAGTTTTTAGGCGAAGGTGTCTTGTCCGCCCCACCGCTGCCGCTAAGACCAACCGTTAGCCCGCTACGGTGAAGCGCAATGAGCAAATACATCCTTTTCGGAATCACATTAACAGCACTACTCTTGAGCAGATGTGCTTCCAATCCATAAAACAAAAGTGGGCTAACAAGCGCTTCCAGCCGACCACTTCGCTTACTTGCGCTCGCTTCGCGGCGGCTGAAGCGCGTGCCGTTGGGCGGCGTGTTGCAGCCGAGGGTCCGCTCGGTTCCGGTAGCAGCGTTCTGTTCTCCCTTGTATCTTGTGGACAAGATAACCAATCGTTCAGGCTGCGGCAGCCGACGAGTGAAAACGCGGGAGGTATTCAGCCTCCCGCGTTTTGCACCAATGCCTGGGGTGCCCGTTCAGACCTCCAGCTTGGCTTCGATCTGGGCCAGCTTGTGCCGGGCCAGCGCAAGGTTGCCGGTGTCTTTCTTGATGGCCACGTAGAGAAAAAGATTCGGCGCGCTTTTGAGCAGGCGGATGAGGTGATACTGGGTGTCGAGGGTGATGAGAATGTCCTCGATGGTTTCCTTGAGGTTGAGATTGGCCACGGCTTTCATTTTTGCCCGGACAACCTCGGTATTTGATGCCGCGGCAATTTCGAGATTGAAGGTGGGTGTGCCGCCAATCGTGCCAAGGCACATGCCGCTTTTCCAGTCGGCCAATGCCGCACCAATGGTGCCTTCAATTTCCATAACAGCGACGAGGGATTCCTTGATGTTGCCCATAGTGATGTTCTCCTGTGAAAGGTGTTCGGCCCGGGGGCCGGTGGGTTGAAAGGGTTCGACCGGAGGGCCGGATGTTTGGCCTTCCGGCGAAAGAAACTGTTCCCGAACCTGCTCATCCAGCATCTGGTGTGCATTCAGCAGCAGGTGGTCGAGGGGGATATGCACGTTTACCGGCTGCTTTTTGACAACGCCGGACATCTCGATTTCAGGCCGTGACCAACCGATGACCTCATAGACCGCCGCTTCACCTTCCCGGTGCTCAGTCCGGGCATTCACCAGCTCGCCTTCCTGGAAAATAAGTGTCGCAAGCTGTTGCCCCTGGCGGATGTTGAGCGTGCAGGTTTTGCGTTCGATATTGAGCAGTTGCAGGAAACTTGACAGGTTGATGCCCCGCAAAAAACCCGCGCTGCGCTTGGCCAGCGTGTTCTCGACGAGGCTGGCCAGCGCATGCAGATCAATAGGCTTTTCGATGTAACCAATGGCCCCGATTTCCCGGACGCGCTTCTCGATTTCGCTCGTTCCAAAGGCGGTCATCACAATCGCCGAAACCTGTGGCTGCTCCGACGCCACACAGGCCAGCAGTTGAAAGCCATCCATCACGGGCATCTTCAGGTCGGTCACAAGCAGGTCCACTCCCCCCTGACGGATGATCTCCAGCGCCTCTGCACCCTGGCTCGCCGTCAGAATCGTGATGCCGTCCAGAAGATTGGCAATCCCTTCGGAAACGCTGCTGAGGAACAGCTTTTCATCATCCACGATGAGCACGGTCGGCATTGGCTTTACCTGCACCACAGAACGGTCTGCCCAGTTGCAGTGCAAGCTCTGTGCCAGCACCGGAAAAACCCGTAAACCACTGAAAATCAGAGGTGTATCGGAAAAGCACCGGCTGACTTCGTGGCGCAGATGCCAGCCTGACGTGTCATTTTGAAAGGGGGGCTTCCAAATTGGCAGGGGATGCGGCAGCCGTGGGGCGCACCCCATATTCGGTCAACTTGCGCCGGAGCGTGGACAGGGAGATGTCCAGTGCCTGGGCCGTCGCCGTCAGGTTGCGGCCGCAGCGTTCAAACACGGCGAGGATGTGCTGCCGTTCGACATCAGCCAGACGCCGGAGGGGTTCCGCCGGGTGCGGCTGGGACGCCGCCGCCGGGTTGAAAATCAACCGGCACGGGAAAATGTACTGCCCGTCGTGGAGGATCAGGCTGCGTTCAATGAGGTTGCGCAGCTCGCGGACGTTTCCGGGAAACGTATATTCAGCCAGGCGCGCAATTTCGTCCTCCGGGATGTCCACGGCCCGTCCCGGCGCCAGGGTGGCGATGAAGTGCCGGCACAGGGCGGGTAAATCGTCGAGCCGTTCCCGCAGCGGCGGCAGGTGGATGTGGATGACATTCAGCCGGTAGTAGAGATCACGCCGGAACGTGCCCGCCGCAATGGCCTTTTCCGGGTCAACGTTGGTGGCGGCCAGAACGCGGACGGACACCGTGCGCTGCACTTCACTGCCCAGTCGGCGAATGGTTTGTTCTTCGAGCACGCCGAGCAGTTTGGATTGCAGCGCCAGCGGCATTTCGGTGATTTCGTCGAGAAACAGCGTCCCGCCATCGGCCAGCTCGAACAATCCCTTGCGGGTGGCTGTGGCCCCGGTAAAGGCCCCCTTTTCGACGCCAAACAGCTCGGCTTCGATGAGCGATTCCGGCAGGGCCGCGCAGTTGACGCTGATGAACGGTTTTTCGGCCAGACGCGAAGCATAGTGAATCGCCTTGGCGACGAGGCTTTTTCCCGTGCCCGTTTCACCGGTGATGAGCACCCGCGCTTCGGTTGCCGCCGCCCGTTCGATGAGGCGGTGGATGTCAGCAAAACGCGCCCCGGCGCCAACCAGCAGGGCCGTCCGGCTCTCCTGATGCGCCTGAAAACGGTGAACTTCCTCAACCTTTTCCAGCGCCGTCGTATGCAGCAGCCGCTCGACGGCCAGGATGACTTCCTCAATCTCAACGGGCTTGGAGAGATAGTCGTGAATGCCGGACTTGAGCGCCTGGACGGCATTTTCATAACTCGGAAACGCCGTCAGCAGCAGGATTTTCACGGCGTCATTTGACCGCAGAAGTTCCGGGACCAGCGCCAGTCCGCCGCCATCCGGCAGCTTGTTGTCGAGCAGTACGATGTCAAAGGGCATCCGGTGCAACAGTTGCCGCGCCGCCGCCAGGCTCGACGCCAGGGAAACCAAAAAACCCCGTCCGCTGAACACATCGGCCAGGGTTTCCCGAAACAAAGGCTCGTCA
This genomic window contains:
- a CDS encoding sigma-54-dependent transcriptional regulator; this encodes MSRRMLILDDEPLFRETLADVFSGRGFLVSLASSLAAARQLLHRMPFDIVLLDNKLPDGGGLALVPELLRSNDAVKILLLTAFPSYENAVQALKSGIHDYLSKPVEIEEVILAVERLLHTTALEKVEEVHRFQAHQESRTALLVGAGARFADIHRLIERAAATEARVLITGETGTGKSLVAKAIHYASRLAEKPFISVNCAALPESLIEAELFGVEKGAFTGATATRKGLFELADGGTLFLDEITEMPLALQSKLLGVLEEQTIRRLGSEVQRTVSVRVLAATNVDPEKAIAAGTFRRDLYYRLNVIHIHLPPLRERLDDLPALCRHFIATLAPGRAVDIPEDEIARLAEYTFPGNVRELRNLIERSLILHDGQYIFPCRLIFNPAAASQPHPAEPLRRLADVERQHILAVFERCGRNLTATAQALDISLSTLRRKLTEYGVRPTAAASPANLEAPLSK